The segment GATGCCCGCACCACGCCATCAATGGCCAGGGCCGATCGTATCTCCTTGGTCTGCGCATCCCGCTCCGGCGAGGCGTCCACCGTCCCAACACCGTCCTCAGGCGTCCATAGTCGACCTCATCCCCATCCGTTCCCGCTTCCAGTTCTTCCCATTTCTCCCGCTCTCTGGAAGAAAGAGCGTCCCGTACGGCGCGAGCAGACGGGAGAGCATCGGGCGGAACGTTTCCATCCCGAGCACCTTGCCCAGGAACGAGAGGAACGGGGCGTTCCATCGATGGTGGTCCGCCAGACGGCTGGCGTACTGCCTCCGCATACGCAGGCTTAATCCTTGGAGCCCGGCATCCACCCGGAAATTCCGCATTCCCGTGTCATCTTCCCCAAAATCCCTTCGCATCATCCGCATCATGGGCCACTCCTGACCTCCAGGTTATTCCCAAACCGTGACATTACCTGTCTCGGAATAAGAATCATGGTGACCCCTCGTTTCCATCATCCGGGTGATCGCCATATACCACCGGTCGGGCGTCACCACCTTTCCAAACAACGCGGGATAGGGAAGCCACACCGTCAGGACGTGGTAGCCGATCTCCGGCATGAGATATGCATGGCAGTACAGCGAGACGTCTTGGCAGGTGAAATCCTCATCCACGTCAAAACGATCCCACGAGATCCGGTTGTACAAATCGCCCCCCCCCACGTACAGGACGAGACTGGGACGGTAGCGTTGCAGAAGCTGTTGGAACGCCGCGTCGGACCGACGATACTGCTGCATCGATCCACACGCCCGCGCGCTACTCAGCGCCACGGACAGATAGTTGGCGAAGACGATTTCGTTCCAACCACTCTGTTGGAATGGCAGAGGAATCTCCGTCTCCACATGCAGGCCAAGCAGCATCCGCGTCACAAAGGTGAGGAGCGGGTGGTCCATCTTCCGGCATTCCGTCACGGTACGCCAGCAACAGGCAGGCGTCCGTGTCTGCGGGCACTTTCCGTCCATACCACAGACACGACTGCCATACAGACAGATGTTGGTGTTGCCCAGGACCATCACCTTGCCCCACCGGTGCATCCGCTTGCCATAATTTGGTCCCACCCACGGCAGGAAGAACACATCCGGCAACATGTCCACCGTCCCCCGCAGGGAATCCCCATGGGGACAGTATCTTCCCGTATCCCCGCACAACCCGTCGTGGTAATACCCACACACCATCTTGCACCCTCCAGTTTCCAGGGTAGCACGGAAGTGTGTCATCTCATGTCGCTGTTGATGAATGGAAGGGAAGAAAGCAGACGCGCCGCCATCCCGGCGATGCACTCCGCCCCATACAGGGAAAGGTGGGTGTTGTCCTCCACGCCATCGGGATAGTTGGGCCAGATCCCCTGGTTGAACAACCTTCGGCTTGCCTCTTCCCCAAGCGCATCCAGCAGGTGGAGCGTCGGGGTGGTGAGATCGAAGAACGGGACGCCCAGACGAACCGCGACGGCGGCCATCGCCCAGGGGTATTCCCCCAGGGTATCGTACGCTTTCCCCTCCCGAAATCTTCTTCGTTCGATGGAGGAAAGCAGGACGGGAAACGCACCCTTCATCCGGATCCGGGTGATCATATACGCCAGATTCTCCCCATAGGTGGTCCATGGCCAGGTGTGGCGTGCCTCATCCGGTTTGTCCTCATTGTGGCCGAACTGGATGACCACCCAATCCCCGGAGGAAAGAGAAGAAGCAAGACGTTCAAACACTCCGCCAGAGAGCGCCAGACGGCTGCTCAGCCCATTGACGGCGCGGTTGTCCAACCGCCAGCCCCAGGCGAGGAATGGAGCGAAACACATCCCCCAGCCGGCCTCCGGCCACGCATTTGGCATCTTCGTCGCGCAGGTGGAGTCTCCCAGAAGAAATACGGTACCCATGGCTCCAGTGTACGAGAAAGAACCTGATGTTGCCAGAGGAATCAAAAAAGGACCCTCCCCGAAGGGAGAGTCCCCAAAATCCTGATTCAGGCAACGCCTTACATCAGCGGTCCGACTTTCTCGTAGAAGCTCAAGCGATGCTTTGCATCCTCGGCTGCCTTTGCGAAGAGTTCGTCCGCCTGCGCGGGGTTGACCTTGCGAAGCGAAGCGTACCGTACCTCTCCATCCAGGAAGTCCTGATAGGGTTTGGTTGCAGGAGCGGTCTCCCACTTGAACTTCTCCCCTTCGGGCTTGTCCGGGTTGTAGCGGTACAACGGCCAGTATCCGCACTCCACAGCCTTCTTCTCTTCTTCCTGGCTGTAGCGCATATCCTTCACGCCCTGTTCCTTGCACGGAGCATAGCAGAAGATGATGGCCGGGCCATTGTAGGCGATCGCTTCCTGCATCACCTGCTGGGCCTGGTTGCGGTTGGCACCCAGAGCGATGGACGCCACGTACACATAGCCGTAGCTCATGCACATGAAGCCCATGTTCTTCTTGCCCAGCTTCTTGCCGCTGGCCGCGAACTTCGCGACTGCCGCAAGCGGCGTGGACTTGGAAGCCTGCCCGCCGGTGTTGGAGTACACCTCGGTGTCCAGTACCAGAATCTTCACGTTCCGGCCGCTGGCCACGACGTGGTCGACGCCGCCGTATCCGATATCGTATGCCCATCCATCACCACCGATGATGAACACCGTCTTGTCGGAGAAGTAATCCTGCAGCTCGGTGAGCTTGGAGAGGATGTACTTCATCTCCGGCGTCTTGGCCTTCTTCACCGCTTCGGCGAGAACCTTCTGGGTCGCTTCCTGAGCGTCGATGGAAGCCTCCGTCGTATCGTCCCACAGCTCCTCGTTCTTGGCGATGGCAGCCAGCAGGTCTTTGTCAGCATCCGGCATCGCCTTGAACTGGTCGATGTAGATCTTCAGCTGGTGGCGGTTGCTGTCCACGGCAAGGCGCATACCCAGACCGTACTCGGCGTTATCCTCGAACAAGCTGTTGCCCCATGCGGGACCACGGCCATCCGGGCGCTTGGCATAGGCGGTTACCGGGAAGGTGCCGCTGTAGATGGAGGAACAACCGGTCGCGTTGGCGACGATCATCCGCTCTCCGCAGATCTGGGTCGCCATCTTGATGTACGGCGTCTCTCCGCATCCAGCGCACGCACCGCTGAACTCGAACAACGGCTGTCTGAGCTGCAGACCCTTGATGGTCTTCACATCAGAACCGTCCGTCAGGTACGGCAGGCTGTCAAAGAACTGGCTCGCCTCATCCTGACCGTCAGCACGGGCCTGAGCGAGCGGGACGAACTTCAGGGCCTTCTCCTTGGTCTTGGTGGCCTTGTTGAAGCCCAAGCAGGTCTCGACACAAACGCCGCATCCCTGGCAATCCTCAGGATACACCTGAATGCGGAAGCGAAGGTTCTTGTCGTTCTTGAACGAAGAGACCAGCGTATCGAAGTTCTTCGGCGCCTTGGCCAGATCCTCCGGGGTGATCTGCTTGACACGGATCGCCGCGTGCGGACAAGCCTGTACGCACTGGTTGCACTGGATACAGTTGGAGCTGATCCACTCAGGTACGAACGGCGCGACACCACGCTTCTCCAGCTTTGCGGTGGCCGTCGGAACGGCACCATCGAAGCTCATCGCGGAAACGGGGATATCGTTACCCTTCATGTGCATGATCGGCAGCATGACGTCCTTGGCGTAGGTGGAGGCATCCTTTCCGATCAACGGCGCGGGCTCATACCACTTGGTCGGCTTGGCCGGAACGGGGATTTCCTTCAACGCATCGCTGGCGGCGTCAACCGCGGCCCAGTTCATCTTGACGATCGACTCTCCTTTCTTGGAGAAGGTCTTCTCGATGTAATGCTTGATCAGGTCGATGGCTTCCTTCTGGTCGGGAATCACCTTGGAGATGGCGAAGAACGCCGCCTGCATGACGGTGTTGATCCTCGAACCAAGGCCGACCTTCTCGCTGATGGCGAGCGCGTCGATGCTGTAGAAGTGGATGTGCTTCTTGATGATCTGCTCCTGCATCTCTTTGGTCAGCGTCTCGAACACCTTGTCCGAAGGCACCTGGCTGTTCAGCAGGAACACACCACCGTCCTTCAACGGGGCGAGCATATCATAGCGGCCGACATAGGCGGGGTTGTGGCACGCGACGAAATCGGCGCGGTCGATCAACCACGGCATGTCCAGGTTGCCCTCACCGAAGCGAAGATGGCTGACGGTGATACCGCCGGACTTCTTCGAGTCGTAGGCGAAGTACGCCTGGGCGTTCATCTTGGTGTTGTCGCCGATGATCTTTACCGAGTTCTTGTTCGCGCCGACCGTTCCGTCGGAGCCAAGGCCCCAGAACATACAGGCAACGACGCCCTTCGGAGCGACATCAATCGGATCCCCGACGGGGATGGAATGATGCGTCACATCGTCGTTGATGCCGACGGTGAAGTTGCCGAACGGATCATTGCTGGCCAGGTGGTCATACACCGCCACGGCGTGGCTGGGCGGGAAGTCCTTGCTGGACAGACCGAAGCGTCCGCCGATGACCAGAATGTCCTTGCGGCCCATCTGCTCCAGAGCGGTGACGACATCCAGGTACAACGGCTCGCCGAGGCTGCCCGGTTCCTTGGTGCGATCCAGGACAGCGATCCGCTTGACGCTCTTGGGGATGGCGTTGACGAACGCATCCGCCTTGAACGGGCGATACAGCCTGACCTTCATCACACCGGTCTTCCGACCATGCTCGTTGAGGTACTTGCTTGCCCATGTCATCGTGCTGGCTCCACTGCCCATGACGATGACCATATCCGTCGCGTCCGGATCTCCGACATAGTCGAACAGATGATACTGCCGGCCGGTGACCTTGGCGACTTCGTCCATGTATTTCTGTACGATGCCAGGAACGGCGTCATAGTACTTGTTCACCGTTTCACGGCCCTGGAAATAGACATCCTCGTTCTGCGAAGCGACCTTGAGCATCGGATGCTCCGGGCGCTGGGCGCGAGCGCGGAACCGCTCGATGTATTCCTCGTTGACCAGCGGCTTGATGTCCTCATACGAAATATCCTCGACGGTCTCGTACTCGTGGGAGGTGCGGAACCCATCAAAGAAGTTGAGGAACGGAACCTGCGCTTCCAACGTGGAAAGATGAGCGACAAGCGCCATATCCATGGTTTCCTGGATACTGCCGCCGACCGTCATCGCGAATCCGGTGCTCCGGCACGCCATGACATCACTATGGTCACCGAAGATGGAAAGGGACTGCGCGGCCAATGAACGAGCGGACACGTGGAAGACGGTCGGAATCATTTCACCGGCGATCTTGTACATATTCGGAATCATCAGCAACAATCCCTGGCTGGCGGTAAACGTGGTGGTCAGTGCACCAGCAGCGAGAGAACCATGCACCGCACCAGCGGCACCAGCCTCGGACTGCATCTCCATGATCTCCACCTTCTTACCCCACAGGTTCTTGCGACCGGCAGCGGCCCAAGAATCCGCATATTCCCCCATCGGGGAACTCGGGGTGATCGGGTAGATCGCGGCAACTTCGCTGAAGGCGTATGCAATCTGCGCGGCAGCGGTATTGCCATCGATAGTAACCAATTTCTTGTTACCCATTTTCACACTCCATATCGTAAAACATTCGATAATGGTTCTTTCAAACCATCCCTTACACATGCCAAAGGTCGGGGAAGTTTTTCCCCGATCACCAATAATAATACTTCACCTCGGTTTGGTTTGCAACAGAAAGCAGGAAGTTCTTGGCAAGGTAATGAAAAAAGTCCCCCGGAAACCCGGGGGAATCCACCGATTCAAACCGATGTCATCAGCACTCGCTGTGCCCGCAGGAGAAGCACTTCTTGCATCCTTCGATGTTGACGAACGTGGCGTTGCCGCACACCGGGCAGATATCCGCCGTGATGCTGCTCTTCGACGTATCCAGGCCCAGATCCAGCTGGCCTTTGGCCTCCGGCTCATCATCCTCGTCAGGCAGGTGCGCCTCGGGATTGTCCGTTCCGCCCTGCTCCATGCCCATGTGTTCCTGCAGCACCTTGGCCACGGCATCCGGCAGGCTCATCACCCGGTTCTTGCCGAAACCCATCGGCCGGCCGCTGCCAATGCCGTTCAGCTGGGCGATGATGGCGTCCGTCCGCTGTTTGGGCGTCAACGGGCTTGGCATGCGCAGCACCAGGCTGATCAACCGGCCCAGACCCTCGGCGTCCGCGGCGACATCGCTGCCCGCCTTGCCGACGTTGATGAACACCTCGAACGGATTGTTGCTGTGGATGCCGTCACTGTTGACGGTGATGTACGCCGTTCCGATCGGCGTGGAACGCCGGTAGGTGATGCCGCTGACACAGGAGGAACGCACCCGGGCCTTGGGCTCGGCGATGACCACCGGCTTTGCCTCCGGCTTCTTCTCCTCGTCTTCCTTCTTCACCGTCAGCACCTGGGTGTCCCGCGAACCGTCGCGGTAGGTGGTGCCGCCTTTGCACCCCAGCTCATACAACAGCTCGTACAGCTTGGCCGTCTGCTCCACCGTGTAGGTGGCCGGCGTATTGCAGGTCTTGGAAATGGAGGAATCCACCCAGCGCTGGATGGCCGCCTGCACCCGCACGTGCCCCTCCGGGGAGAGATCCATCGCGCTGACAAAGAACGCCGGACGAGGCTTGCCCGGATTGGCCTTTACCCAATCGTCGTACACCTGCACCCGCTCGATGTTCGTCCCCATCCGTCCGGTCCGCTCCCATTCCCAGAAATAGTACGGCTCGATGCCGGTGGACGTGCCCACCATCGTCCCGGTGGTGCCGGTTGGCGCCTGGGTGAGAAGCGTGACGTTCCTTAGTCCTTTCTTGCGGATCACATCCTTGATGGCGGGATCCATGCCCTGCATGAAGCCACTCTCCAACAGCTTGTCCGCGTCAAAGTAGGAGAACGAGCCCTTCTCCTGGGCAAGATCGGCGCTCTCCAGATACGCCTCTTCACAGATGAAGCGGTACAGCTTGTCGATGAACTTCAGTGATTCTTCCGAACCGTAGGCCAGCTCCAGCTTGATCAACAGGTCGGCAAGGCCCATCGTCCCCAGGCCGATACGGCGCTCGCTCTGCTGCCGCTTGCGGTTCTCCTCGAAGAAGTACGGCGTGTCGTCGATGACGTCATCCAGGAACCGCACGGCATCCCGCACCGTCCGCTTCAGGTCATCCCACAGCACCTGTTTGTTCTCGACGAACTTGGACAGATTGATCGAACCCAGATTGCAGACGCCCCACGGGGGAAGCCCCTGCTCGCCGCACGGGTTGGTGCTCTGGATCCGGCAGTAGTACCAGGAGTTGGACATCTTGTTGTACCGGTCGATGAAGAACACGCCCGGCTCGGCGGACGCCCAGGCGCTTTCGATGATGTTCTGCCAGATGTCCCGCGCCTTCACCGTCCGATAGGTGATGACCTTCTTCCCATGGGCTTTCCACGTGGTCAGATCTCCATCCCACAAGCTCGTTGTACTGGGGGTCGGAGGTATCAGGGAACACCAGATCCCAATCCTTGTCCGCCTTGACGGCGTCCATGAAGTCATCGGTGATGCCCACCGAGATGTTGGCGTTGGTGATCTTCCCCATCTCCCGCTTGGAGTTGATGAAGTCGACGATGTCCGGATGCCAGACGTTGAGGATCAACATCAACGCGCCGCGGCGGCTGCCACCCTGCTCGATCAGGCCGGTGACGAAGCTGAACAGCGCGCCCCAGCTGACCGATCCACTGGACCGTCCGTTGACGCCCTTCACATAGCTGTGGCGGGGGCGGAGCGAACTGAGGTTCATCCCCACGCCGCCACCCCGGCTCATGATCTCCGTCATCTGCCCCAGACTGTTGATGATCCCGCCCCTGCTGTCCTTCGGGGAAGGAATGACGTAGCAGTTGAAATAAGTCAGGTTCTGGTCCGTTCCCGCACCAGTAAGAATCCGTCCGCCGGGCACGAATTTCCAGTCATCCAACAACCAGCGGAACTCCTTCTCCCACGCCCCGCGGTTTTCCTGTTTTTCCTGGGAAGCGATGCCACGGGCCACCCGGTCCAGCATCTGTTCGGGACGCACCTCAAGCGGTTTGTCGATGTCATCCAGCTTTACCGTGATGACGTTGCCATCGTTCAGCTTGACCGTCACATCATTGTCATCCCGGGCGGTCAACGTGCCGATCTCCCGCTGTCCGGTCTTCGGGTTGCTCACCGCGACGACCAAATCCCCTATCTTCAGGGTCTTTTTCTGTACGTCCTTCAGGGCATACCGATCCAGAAATATTTTTCTCCCCAGCGGGGACAACCTGTTTTTTTCCATGAGAAACTCCGAATTATAGTTGAAAACCTGTCCCTTACAGTACCATGCGAAAATGCGTTTTGCAAGTCCTAAACACACAACATTCATGGTCATGTTTTCATGATACCACTAGATATGGTGTAGTATCAGTTATATCGGTTTGATAGTAATCTGTAACAATTTTCATTTCCAAGGCGCTGTTGCGCCTCCCGCCAACTCCTTACAGGCAAAAAAATCGCGCCATTCGCACACTGTGCGCACCGAACAAAGAAAAACCGTCCGGAGTCCACGCTCCAGACGGGAAAAAAAGATGAAATAGTGTCTTTGGGAATCGGTCCTAATAGCCCAATTGGACCATGGCGTCGGCCACCTTGCGGAAACCGGCGATGTTCGCTCCTTTGACGTAGTTGATGTACCCGTCCTCCTGTCGCCCCTCACGGACGCAGGAATCGTGGATGGAACGCATGATGCCATGGAGTTTTTCGTCCACTTCCTCGGCGGACCAGGACAGGTGCATGGCGTTCTGGCTCATCTCCAACCCGGAGACAGCCACCCCGCCGGCATTGGCCGCTTTTCCCGGTGCGAACGGAATGCGATGGTCGATGAAATACTTCACCGCGTCCGCCTGGCAACCCATGTTGCTCGTTTCGACGACGTACTTCACCCCATTGGCGACCAACTGCTTGGCATCCTCCAGGGAAAGCTCGTTCTGGATGGCGCAGGTGAAAGCCATGTCCACCGGCACCTCCCACGGTTTCTTTCCC is part of the Sphaerochaeta sp. genome and harbors:
- a CDS encoding rhamnogalacturonan acetylesterase — its product is MGTVFLLGDSTCATKMPNAWPEAGWGMCFAPFLAWGWRLDNRAVNGLSSRLALSGGVFERLASSLSSGDWVVIQFGHNEDKPDEARHTWPWTTYGENLAYMITRIRMKGAFPVLLSSIERRRFREGKAYDTLGEYPWAMAAVAVRLGVPFFDLTTPTLHLLDALGEEASRRLFNQGIWPNYPDGVEDNTHLSLYGAECIAGMAARLLSSLPFINSDMR
- the nifJ gene encoding pyruvate:ferredoxin (flavodoxin) oxidoreductase; protein product: MGNKKLVTIDGNTAAAQIAYAFSEVAAIYPITPSSPMGEYADSWAAAGRKNLWGKKVEIMEMQSEAGAAGAVHGSLAAGALTTTFTASQGLLLMIPNMYKIAGEMIPTVFHVSARSLAAQSLSIFGDHSDVMACRSTGFAMTVGGSIQETMDMALVAHLSTLEAQVPFLNFFDGFRTSHEYETVEDISYEDIKPLVNEEYIERFRARAQRPEHPMLKVASQNEDVYFQGRETVNKYYDAVPGIVQKYMDEVAKVTGRQYHLFDYVGDPDATDMVIVMGSGASTMTWASKYLNEHGRKTGVMKVRLYRPFKADAFVNAIPKSVKRIAVLDRTKEPGSLGEPLYLDVVTALEQMGRKDILVIGGRFGLSSKDFPPSHAVAVYDHLASNDPFGNFTVGINDDVTHHSIPVGDPIDVAPKGVVACMFWGLGSDGTVGANKNSVKIIGDNTKMNAQAYFAYDSKKSGGITVSHLRFGEGNLDMPWLIDRADFVACHNPAYVGRYDMLAPLKDGGVFLLNSQVPSDKVFETLTKEMQEQIIKKHIHFYSIDALAISEKVGLGSRINTVMQAAFFAISKVIPDQKEAIDLIKHYIEKTFSKKGESIVKMNWAAVDAASDALKEIPVPAKPTKWYEPAPLIGKDASTYAKDVMLPIMHMKGNDIPVSAMSFDGAVPTATAKLEKRGVAPFVPEWISSNCIQCNQCVQACPHAAIRVKQITPEDLAKAPKNFDTLVSSFKNDKNLRFRIQVYPEDCQGCGVCVETCLGFNKATKTKEKALKFVPLAQARADGQDEASQFFDSLPYLTDGSDVKTIKGLQLRQPLFEFSGACAGCGETPYIKMATQICGERMIVANATGCSSIYSGTFPVTAYAKRPDGRGPAWGNSLFEDNAEYGLGMRLAVDSNRHQLKIYIDQFKAMPDADKDLLAAIAKNEELWDDTTEASIDAQEATQKVLAEAVKKAKTPEMKYILSKLTELQDYFSDKTVFIIGGDGWAYDIGYGGVDHVVASGRNVKILVLDTEVYSNTGGQASKSTPLAAVAKFAASGKKLGKKNMGFMCMSYGYVYVASIALGANRNQAQQVMQEAIAYNGPAIIFCYAPCKEQGVKDMRYSQEEEKKAVECGYWPLYRYNPDKPEGEKFKWETAPATKPYQDFLDGEVRYASLRKVNPAQADELFAKAAEDAKHRLSFYEKVGPLM